The Desulfobotulus pelophilus DNA segment CATGGCGGTGTCACGCAAAGGGGAAAGGCTGGCTGCGGAACGCAGCACGGCATCCGATCAGGAAGAAACGGGAACCAATGTGGTGGTTCTGGTTCTGACACCTTCCCAGATCAGTGATCGTATCAACCTGCCCGGCATCATCAGCCCCTGGGTACGCCTCACCGTCAGCGCGGAAGTTGCCGGAAAGGTGGATGCCAGACTGGCAGAAGAAGGGCATCATCTTACCAAAGGCACTCCTCTGTACCGCTTGGATGAGAGGGACTACCGCACCAGCTACCATGCGGCCAGAGCCGCCTTTGAAACGGCCAGAGCATCCCACAGCCGCCTCAGGGAGCTGCATGATGAGCAACTGACCAGCCGCTCCATTCTGGATACGGCTGTGGCGGAACTGGAACGGACCCGCTCTGCCATGGAAACGGCCAGACTTCAGCTGGATCGCTGCCTCATTGAAGCAGGCATGGATGGCATTCTCAACCGCATGCTGGTGGAACCGGGCCAATTTGTGGCTGTGGGCGATCCTGTGGCTGAAATTCTCCAGCTTAATCCTGTTAAGGTTACCGTTGGCATTCCCGAATCCGATATCCATGCCGTGCGTGAAGTGGATACTTTCAGCGTGCGTATGGATGCCCTCGGAGGCCGTATTTTCTCCGGCACCCGGCACCGGTTTTCCCGATCCGCTGAGGGCATGGCAAGGCTCTACGATCTGGAGATCCGCATTGAAAACCCGGATGACGTGATTCTTCCGGACATGTTTGCACGGGTGGATATTGTCAAGCAGAGCCGCCCCATGGCCCTGACCCTGCCCATCTATGCGGTCATTTCATCGGGAGGTACCCATTCTGTCTTTGTGGAGAGCCGGGGCCGAGCCGAAAAACGGGACGTTACTCTGGGTATGCAGGAGGGATGGCAGGTGGAGATTCTTTCCGGCCTGACAGCAGGCGAAAGGGTTGTTGTGGTAGGCCAGAGAGATATCAGCCACGGCCAGGCACTCCGCATCATTAAAGAAATCCATGATACCGGGGAACTCTGATCCATGATCATACCGAGAACGGCTGTCAAAAAACGCACTACAGTGATGGTTCTGCTCTTTCTTCTGCTCATCTTCGGAGCCTACAGCTACAACACCCTGCCCCGGGAAAGCACGCCGGATATTTCCATACCCTATGTGTTTGTTTCCACCCCCTATAAAGGAGTAGCTGCCGCAGACATTGAAACCAGCATCACCATACCCATTGAAAAAAAACTCCGGGGCATGAAAGGCGTCAAAAAGGTTAAGTCCATCAGCTCAGAAGGCCTCTCCCAGATTAACATTGAGTTTCTTCCCAATACGGATATCAACGTTGCCCTGCAGGATGTACGCAACAAGGTGGATGAAGCCAAGGGTGAGCTCCCAACAGATCTTGAGGATGATCCGGCGGTTTTTGAGGTCAATTTTTCCGAATTTCCCATTGTTATCTTTTCCCTTTCCGGAACATCGGGCATTGCCCGCTTAAAGGAAATTGCCGATGACCTCAAAGATGCCATAGAAACCATACCCGGCATTCTTGAAGTGGACATCATCGGCGGGCTGGAGCGGGAAATAGTCATCGAAATAGATCCGGACAAACTGGCCTATTACCGTATACCCATCACCGCTTTTCAGGATGCGGTTGCCAGAGAAAACATCAACACCTCCGGTGGTGCCATCACCCTTGGCCATGGCCGGTATCAGATTCAGGTTCCCGGAGAATTCAGCACACCCGAAGAAATCCTCATGCTGGTGGTGGCTACTCAGGAAAACCAGCCCATTTACCTGAAAGATGTGGCAAAAGTTCTGGACGACTTCAAGGAAGAGACCAGCCGTTCCCGCATTGACGGCAGGCCTTCGGTGAATATTTCCGTAAAAAAACGCTCTGGTGAAAACATTATTGAAATTACGGAAACCATCGACCGGCTCATTGAAAAGGAAAGCCAGACCTGGCCGGAAGGTACGGATATCACCAAAACCATGGATGCGGCCAAGGACATCCGCTCCATGGTGGCCGACCTGGAAAACAACATCCTTTCCGGTCTGGTTCTGGTGGTACTGGTCCTTTTCTTTGCCCTTGGCGGCCGCAATGCCCTTCTCGTGGCCATGGCCGTACCCTTTTCCATGCTCATCACCTTTACCATACTGTACGCACTGGGCATTACCCTGAACATGGTGGTGCTGTTCAGCCTGACACTGGCCCTGGGGATGATGGTGGACAATACCATTGTCATCATCGAAAACATCTACCGTTTCATGGAGCAGGGCGTACCCCGCTTTCAGGCAGCCATCCGCGCCAGTGAGGAAGTGGCCTGGCCCATCATCGGTGCCACCCTCACCACCCTTGCGGCCTTTCTGCCCCTTCTTTTCTGGCCCGGTGTCATGGGCGAATTCATGAAGTACCTGCCCCAGACCCTGATCATCACCCTTTCATCCAGTCTGTTTGTGGCTCTGGTGATCAACCCGGCACTGGCCTCCTTCTTCATGCGGGTAAAGGGCAGAAAAGAAACACCTGAAAACGATAAGCTCAACGGGGTTTCCATTCCCGATGGAGGAGAAGAACCCATCCGCATCCGCGGCCCCATTCTGAGAACCTATCAGGAGCTCATGGAAACGGCACTGGACAACCGCATCACCATGATCATTACGGCCTTTCTGATACTGGCCTTCTTCTTCATGTTCTGGCTGCTCCGGGTGGGGCTGGAAAGACCGGTGGAATTTTTCTCTTCGGTGGACCCGCGAAACATCTACGTTAACTTCCGCATGCCGGAAGGTGCGGATCTGGAATACATCGACCATGTGGTAAAAAGGGCGGAAATGGCCATTGCCCGTAAAGAATTCAGCAGTGAGAACCCCCTTGAACCCATTACGGATGAAAGCTATGCCAAAGCCCTGAGTCCCCGTATCCACACCACCCGCACGGGCAGCACATTTTCCGGCCCCAGCGATTTTGATAACATTGAGCACATCTATGCAGAAGCCGTATCCGGCCCTACCATGTCCGGGTTCGGCGGCAGCAGCCCCACCCACATCGGCATTCAGTTCATTGATCTGGAGGAACGGAAAACCCCCTCTCCCCGGACCCTGGAAGCCATACGCCAGCGGGTACAGCACATACCCGGCGCCTACATCACCGTACAGGAACAGGATGAAGGCCCTCCCACGGGCCCGCCCATCAATATTGAAATTTCCGGAGATGATTTCAGGGTGCTGGGCTCCCTTGCCCGTCAGGTAGAAGAACTGATCAGCAAAGTACCCCATGTCCGGGATGTGGAAAACGACTATATCGAATCCATTCCTTCCATCGAAATCCGTATCGACAGGCAGAAGGCCGCCCTTTTCGGCCTGTCCACGGCTTCCATCGGGTCTGCTCTGAAAACAGCCTATAACGGGATGGAGGTATCCACCTACCGGGAAGGAGATGAGGATTACGACATTACCGTTCGTCTGCCTGAAAAAGACAGAAAGGGCAGCGAAGTTCTGAAAAAACTCATGATCGCAGCCCCCTCCGGCCAACTGGTACCCCTGAGTACACTGGCCGAATTCCGCTATTCCGGAACCATGGGTAATATTGTACGCATCAATCACGAGCGTGTGGTAACGGTAAAAGCAGCCATAGACGAAACCCGGATGCCCGGTGCCACAGCACGGCTCTATGCGGAAAAACTGATGAAAGAAGTTCCCATGCCCCATGGCTATACCTACCGGTTCACCGGCGAGGAGGAAGAACAGCAGGAATCCCAGGAATTTCTTTCCAAAGCCTTTCTGGCCGCCCTGCTCTGTATTTTCCTCATCCTTGTCAGTCTTTTCAATTCCGTTACCCAGCCGGTGATGATCATGACCTCCGTTATTCTTTCTCTGGGCGGTGTGTTTCTGGGGCTTACGGTTTTAAATCTTCCCTTCGGTATTATCATGAGCGGGGTGGGTGTCATCTCTCTGGCTGGTGTGGTGGTGAACAACGCCATTGTTCTCATAGACTACATCAACAGACTGAAAGACAAGGGCTATGCCGTTCGGGATGCGGTGATTGCCGGCGGTGCCACCCGCCTGCGGCCCGTGCTGCTGACGGCCATCACCACCATTTTAGGGCTGATTCCCATGGTAACGGGTATATCCTATGACTTCAGAAACCTGAGCCTTTCTCTTGTCAGTGAATCTTCCCAGTGGTGGCGGTCCATGGCCATTGTCATCATCTTCGGCCTGATGGTATCCACCTTCCTCACTCTAGTTGTGGTGCCGGTTCTGTACTCCCTGATCCACAGTATTCAGGAAAAATGGAAGCGGGTTGTGGGGAAAGCCACTTTATAGGTTGGGATCATCAGGCGTGCTCCCCGTGCTATCGGATCACATGCCCCCCGCTCCCATCCAGTTCCCCCTCCGAAAAGAACAGGCGGGAGAAACCCGGCATGGGGGCGGGGAAGACCGGTTCGAGTGCTGAACCGGGGCGGGACCTCCCCCATCCCGCCGCAGCGGGTAGCCCGCAGGGATGTTCAGCAATCCATATCATCAAAATCCAAAGGGCTTCTTTTTTCTTTGATGGTCGTGGAAATAACCGTGTGAGTATAGATCATGGTAGTACGAATATCGCTATGCCCCAGAAGTTCCTGTATGGTACGCAAATCCACATTGGCCGCCAGAAGATGGCTGGCAAAGGAATGACGGAAGGTATGGGCGGAGGCGCGTTTCAAAAGCCTTGACTTTCTCACGCCCATTTTAATCGCCTTCTGCACATGGGTTTCATGGAGATGATATCGCCTCTGCTCCCCCGTATCCGGCACAAGGGTCAGCTCTCTGGACGGAAAAACCCACTGCCAGACAAGCTCCTTCGCCGCACCGGGGTATTTACGCTCCATGGCGGAAGGCAGAAAAACCCCTGCATAGCCTGCGGCAAGATCTTTTTCATGTTTTTCCACAACACGATCCAGCTGATCTTCCAGCTCTTTTTTCAGTTTTTGGGGTATGGGAACGGTGCGGTCTTTCTTTCCTTTTCCATCATGAATGGTGAGAATCATGGCATCAAAGTTGAGATCCTGCACCCTCAGCTTCATACATTCGGAAAGCCTCAGGCCGCAGCCATAAAGAATTTTTACTATCAGATCAAATGGATACCTAAGGTTCCCCAGAACGCGCCACACCTCTTCCCTAGAAAGCACTACAGGAACATAAGGCTTTCTTTTTACCCGCACCACCCCCTCTAGTGACCCGAATTCCCTGTGAAGCACATGGCGAAAAAAAAAGAGCAGGGCATTGAAGGCCTGATTCTGGGACGATGCCGCCACCTTTCTTTCCACGGCAAGGTAGGTAAGAAAACGCTTCACATCGTCCACATGCAACCGTTCTGGCGGTTTATGGCGGGTAAAATAGCGGAGTTTTTCGGCCCAGAGTGTATAGGCTTTCAGGGTTTTGGGAGAATACTGCCGAACCCTGATTTCATTACTCAGGGCTAAGAGGGCCTGATCCCATGGGCACGGGATTTCATTGGCCTGATTCTGGCAGCCAGCCGAATCAGGATGGTCATCCCCGCCCCTCCGAAAAAAAACGGGGGCAGGAGCGACATTGCCGGGAGGCTTCCATTCCACAGGCCGGGTATTTTCCGAAAAATCCGGATATGGCCGTACAGCCCTGACAGGCACGGCAGAAGATTCACAAGGTAGCACCATGGAAATACCGGTTTGGTATATTGTTACGGCCTGCTCTGCCTGATGAATTTGTGCTGCTGTTTGCTTTTTCTCTTGGAGCTTTTCCGCGAAAGCAATGATATTCCGGGAATCGGCATAGGAAAGGGCATTTTTTTGACAAAAATCCAGATAATAACGCAGCCACTTCAGATAGTATGGTCTTTCTCTGGGAGGAATGGCACTCTTTTCCAGAAGCAGCTGGAATTTTGCCTTAAGGGCCTCGGGAAGCCTGATCATACAATATCCAGTTTTCTTTATAATTTTAAAATCAACGTATTATCCAGTTAGAAAGACTACTACTTGACAACGGGAAGGTTGCCAAGTATGAAAATCAGATTGCAGTTGTACAGAACCACACAATAATATGTTAGCAATCTCTAGGCCTGAGAATTATGGAAATATCAGAAAGATTCATCGCAGCAGGCAGGAGCTCCTTTGTTAGGGAAGTGGCGATTCCCGTGGGGGAGGATATTGAGAAAATTTCTAAGGAATTCCCTTGTCAAGATGAAATTCTAATAGAAATTGAACACAAGCCTGAGGCTTTTCTTTCAGGCCTAGAAGCGCTAATTGGTATTGTTGTCTTCTTTGGAGGTTGGGCGGGTACTAAATTTTTAGATGAGGTGTACGATGCGAAATTTAGTCCGGCAGTTAAGGATAGGCTAGCAAAATACATTCAAAAAAGTGGAGCACATAAGAAGTACTCCCTGGCAATCTCAATTAACAAGAAAAATAGTGGTGCATCAGTATTGATATGCAGTGTTGGTTCAACTATCGAAGAAATTGAAGCTTCGGAAGCTCATATTCCCTCTGTTTTAAAAATTGCTGAAGCTTGCCTTGAGTCAGGTGCCGAAGATATTGTTCATATGTTTGTTATTGACAATGGAAATTGCAACTTTAAGCCTTTGACGTACAGCAGCTATGGGGATGCGCTCACCGGATTAAAACACATGTTTCCAGCCAAGATGCCCAGATACCTGGACAATGACGACTGCTAACAAGAAAATCATGTACGCGCGCATGGCGCGCCGGACGCCCTCCTGCGTCGGGCGCCGCATATTTTGGCGTTCGGCGGGATATCATTATGGAAACACAAAGTAATTTTATTACCAGACTGTTGCTAATGTCCGATACCACTTGGCTACGACATGCCAACCCGTGGAGTGCATGGACAAGGATCATTACATGTCTCCCGTTATTAACATTATCCCTTTGGAGTAGGGCGTGGATTGGCCGATGGTCTATACTACCCATAATCGCCGCCCTGCTATGGATCTGGCTAAACCCCAGAGTTTTTCCAGCACCAAAGTCAACCGACAATTGGGCCTCGCAAGGAGTTTTGGGAGAAAGATTTTGGCTGAACAGAAAAGTTATTCCGATTCCTCATCACCATGTTATTGCCGGCAATACCCTGCTTGCAATAAGTGGGACGGGTCTTTTTCCTTTTATCTATGGTATTTGGCAATTAAGTGTCTGGCCTACCATTTTCGGTGGATTGTTAATGTATGTGGGAAAGCTCTGGTACTTCGATCGAATGGTTTGGCTTTATGGAGATATGAAAGATAAAGTTGCTCAACATGCCACATGGCTAACACCGAACACTTATCAGGCCCCCGGCGGTCAAGAGTAAAAAGATCCGTTAACGCAAAAGATTTCTCTTACGTTCTTTGACAAGCGACTGATCAAACGTACACCATCCGGTTTCCGACTTGGGATTCAATCCTGGTTGCAGACGCATTCTGCACCAAACACTTATCGAGGCTCTGTTTTGCAGGGTTCGGTTCAATGTTCACCGATTGTCCCTGCCGCCTGGAATCACTGTCGTGCCCTTGTGCCGTCCCAATCAAAACGTCGGGGTGCGAGAACCTCTTCGCCCTGCAGTTAGGTGCGGGATCGGGGAAGGGGCAGAACCCGGCGCGGGCCGATGTGACCATCGCGCAAGCTGGTCATGAAAGCGAGGCGAATCTCCAATCAAAAGCCACTGGCGTAACGGGTGAATGGTGCTGATCCGGCCGGATACCGGGTTGTTGACCCAGAAGTTCGCGCTTACACCGTGCGGCCGTTGTTTCCAGCTGCCCGAAGGATGTTGCCAGTTAGGCGGTCAGGCTGATTCGCCCCCTTTCGCATCAGGTGCGCAGGAACTGATCCTGCTGAAACGGCACCTGATTTTTCAACATGAAATACACCGCTCGTCCCAGGCGGTGAGCCAGAATCGCCAGCGCCTTGCCTTTGCCGTGACGACTGGCCAATTTTTGCAGCATCTGTTGTGCCGTTTTATTCCCTTTGAGCATCAGCACTACAGCTTCGCCAAAAGCCCAGCGTAGATGAGCATTACCGATTTTCTTGCCGGAATGACCATAGTTTTTGCCGTTTGACTGTTTGGCCGGTTTCACCAGACGGCAATAAGAGACAAAATCCTGCACCCGAGGGAAGCGGCTGATATCCTCAATTTCATAGAGCATCACCAGCCCCAGGATGCGACCGACACCGGGAATGCTTTTAAGCAGCGCCAGACCGACCGGATCATGCCCCACGGCGATCTTTTCCAGTTGACGTTCCAGCGCTCCCAGCAGGCGCTCGTAGTGCACAATAGTCAGCAGATCGACCTCAACCATCGCCCGAACCACCGGATCGGTGAACTTGTCGAGCAGATCGCCCCGTTCACTCGGTTTCGCGATACGCCCCAGCGGTTCAGGAAGATTATACTGAGTAGCAGTATTCTGGATATGCACCAGCAGTTCCGCCTTTTTACGCGCCAGATGATTGCGGCGACGCAGCAGATCCCGCGTTGCCCGCATCGGTTTGGGATAGGTATAGGCCAGCGGAAACGAACCACCGCGCAGCAGCACAGCAATCTTGTGGGAGTCGATTTTATCGTTCTTGGCCTTGCCGCCATGAATAGCCCGCATGTAAAGCGCATGACCAAGAACAAAGTCGATTCCCTCATCGGCACAGAGATCAGCCAGCCAGTACCAGGTGAACATACACTCGCAGCCGACCACCAGATTGTCACGGAAGGGCTTGATCAGACGCAGGAAAGCCTTCGGGGTGGTTGGCAGATTGCGATGTGCGACAATCTCGCCGGTTGAATCGAGGACACAGACATACCTGGCGTCGGCGTGCAAATCGACGCCGCAGTAAAAAAGATGTTGTTTGGTGTAGAATCTCATGGTGCAGGCTCCTTTCTTTGAGGGTTTGCATTCTTCTCAAAGGATAGCGGATGGTCCGTTATCTATGGAGGGGGCCTGCACTAGTATCAAATCGCTGCAGCCGACCGTCAACCTGCTACGCGGCTGCCGGCGACTGAGCTTTAGCGTTAGCCCCTAAATGGAATGAGGAGATATAAGCATGGGACGACCAGAAATTCCAAATATGAGAACATGGCCTCGTAACTTAAGCACGAGTCAGGGCGGCGGACTTTCAACTTCACAGTATGGAGGCATGTCCACTTCTCAATATGGAGGGGCATCTACATCTCAATACGGTGGCTTATCCACCTCGCAATATGGGGGAATGTCGACGTCTCAGTACGGAGGCCTGTCTACGTCTCAATACGGCGGGTTATCCACATCACAGTATGGTGGGTTATCGACATCGCAATATGGCGGGCTTTCAACTTCACAATATGGCGGCCTGTCGACCTCCCAGGGTGGGGGCATGTCGACCTCTTCATTAAATGTATATAGAAGCAACATCCCGCCTTGGCCCTATTTTGTCAGGGAACTTGAGGCGAGAGGCTATGACTGGGCATCGGTATTGATCCGGCAATATCTTCCTGAGGCATTGTGGCCTGAAAACTTCTT contains these protein-coding regions:
- a CDS encoding efflux RND transporter permease subunit, whose product is MIIPRTAVKKRTTVMVLLFLLLIFGAYSYNTLPRESTPDISIPYVFVSTPYKGVAAADIETSITIPIEKKLRGMKGVKKVKSISSEGLSQINIEFLPNTDINVALQDVRNKVDEAKGELPTDLEDDPAVFEVNFSEFPIVIFSLSGTSGIARLKEIADDLKDAIETIPGILEVDIIGGLEREIVIEIDPDKLAYYRIPITAFQDAVARENINTSGGAITLGHGRYQIQVPGEFSTPEEILMLVVATQENQPIYLKDVAKVLDDFKEETSRSRIDGRPSVNISVKKRSGENIIEITETIDRLIEKESQTWPEGTDITKTMDAAKDIRSMVADLENNILSGLVLVVLVLFFALGGRNALLVAMAVPFSMLITFTILYALGITLNMVVLFSLTLALGMMVDNTIVIIENIYRFMEQGVPRFQAAIRASEEVAWPIIGATLTTLAAFLPLLFWPGVMGEFMKYLPQTLIITLSSSLFVALVINPALASFFMRVKGRKETPENDKLNGVSIPDGGEEPIRIRGPILRTYQELMETALDNRITMIITAFLILAFFFMFWLLRVGLERPVEFFSSVDPRNIYVNFRMPEGADLEYIDHVVKRAEMAIARKEFSSENPLEPITDESYAKALSPRIHTTRTGSTFSGPSDFDNIEHIYAEAVSGPTMSGFGGSSPTHIGIQFIDLEERKTPSPRTLEAIRQRVQHIPGAYITVQEQDEGPPTGPPINIEISGDDFRVLGSLARQVEELISKVPHVRDVENDYIESIPSIEIRIDRQKAALFGLSTASIGSALKTAYNGMEVSTYREGDEDYDITVRLPEKDRKGSEVLKKLMIAAPSGQLVPLSTLAEFRYSGTMGNIVRINHERVVTVKAAIDETRMPGATARLYAEKLMKEVPMPHGYTYRFTGEEEEQQESQEFLSKAFLAALLCIFLILVSLFNSVTQPVMIMTSVILSLGGVFLGLTVLNLPFGIIMSGVGVISLAGVVVNNAIVLIDYINRLKDKGYAVRDAVIAGGATRLRPVLLTAITTILGLIPMVTGISYDFRNLSLSLVSESSQWWRSMAIVIIFGLMVSTFLTLVVVPVLYSLIHSIQEKWKRVVGKATL
- a CDS encoding integron integrase gives rise to the protein MIRLPEALKAKFQLLLEKSAIPPRERPYYLKWLRYYLDFCQKNALSYADSRNIIAFAEKLQEKKQTAAQIHQAEQAVTIYQTGISMVLPCESSAVPVRAVRPYPDFSENTRPVEWKPPGNVAPAPVFFRRGGDDHPDSAGCQNQANEIPCPWDQALLALSNEIRVRQYSPKTLKAYTLWAEKLRYFTRHKPPERLHVDDVKRFLTYLAVERKVAASSQNQAFNALLFFFRHVLHREFGSLEGVVRVKRKPYVPVVLSREEVWRVLGNLRYPFDLIVKILYGCGLRLSECMKLRVQDLNFDAMILTIHDGKGKKDRTVPIPQKLKKELEDQLDRVVEKHEKDLAAGYAGVFLPSAMERKYPGAAKELVWQWVFPSRELTLVPDTGEQRRYHLHETHVQKAIKMGVRKSRLLKRASAHTFRHSFASHLLAANVDLRTIQELLGHSDIRTTMIYTHTVISTTIKEKRSPLDFDDMDC
- a CDS encoding DUF6653 family protein — translated: METQSNFITRLLLMSDTTWLRHANPWSAWTRIITCLPLLTLSLWSRAWIGRWSILPIIAALLWIWLNPRVFPAPKSTDNWASQGVLGERFWLNRKVIPIPHHHVIAGNTLLAISGTGLFPFIYGIWQLSVWPTIFGGLLMYVGKLWYFDRMVWLYGDMKDKVAQHATWLTPNTYQAPGGQE
- a CDS encoding efflux RND transporter periplasmic adaptor subunit; amino-acid sequence: MNLPDEKKTLQSHWFRKMPLLVLLLMIILVIAVAMAVSRKGERLAAERSTASDQEETGTNVVVLVLTPSQISDRINLPGIISPWVRLTVSAEVAGKVDARLAEEGHHLTKGTPLYRLDERDYRTSYHAARAAFETARASHSRLRELHDEQLTSRSILDTAVAELERTRSAMETARLQLDRCLIEAGMDGILNRMLVEPGQFVAVGDPVAEILQLNPVKVTVGIPESDIHAVREVDTFSVRMDALGGRIFSGTRHRFSRSAEGMARLYDLEIRIENPDDVILPDMFARVDIVKQSRPMALTLPIYAVISSGGTHSVFVESRGRAEKRDVTLGMQEGWQVEILSGLTAGERVVVVGQRDISHGQALRIIKEIHDTGEL
- a CDS encoding IS110 family transposase; translated protein: MRFYTKQHLFYCGVDLHADARYVCVLDSTGEIVAHRNLPTTPKAFLRLIKPFRDNLVVGCECMFTWYWLADLCADEGIDFVLGHALYMRAIHGGKAKNDKIDSHKIAVLLRGGSFPLAYTYPKPMRATRDLLRRRNHLARKKAELLVHIQNTATQYNLPEPLGRIAKPSERGDLLDKFTDPVVRAMVEVDLLTIVHYERLLGALERQLEKIAVGHDPVGLALLKSIPGVGRILGLVMLYEIEDISRFPRVQDFVSYCRLVKPAKQSNGKNYGHSGKKIGNAHLRWAFGEAVVLMLKGNKTAQQMLQKLASRHGKGKALAILAHRLGRAVYFMLKNQVPFQQDQFLRT